In one window of Halococcus salifodinae DSM 8989 DNA:
- a CDS encoding single-stranded-DNA-specific exonuclease RecJ yields the protein MASPVPELADDARACADALVGADRVLVASHIDADGLTSAAVAAQALERAEIPFEVVFEKQLDADAIAEIAATEFETVLFTDFGSGQLDHIAEHEAAGAFTPVIADHHQPADADTEHHLNPLLVGLDGSSELSGAGTAYVLARALAEHGGDAHGGTTENRDLAALAIVGAVGDMQASDGELTGANQAIVGEGCAADVLNETTDLALYGKQTRPLPKLLEYATDVRIPGISGSERGAREFLSGLGLDLEDDDGWRRWVDLTADERQAVASGLVKRAVDRGVPAGRIDELVGTTYTLSGEPTGTELRDASEFSTLLNATARYDRADVGLAVCLGDRDEALDRARRLLSNHRRNLATGLDWVKRTGVTGEEHLQWFDAGEEIRETIVGIIAGMALGADATRSDKPIVAFATKNDAESKVSARGSHRLVREGLDLSAVMGEAARALGGDGGGHDVAAGATIPTEEKEAFVERADAIVADQLD from the coding sequence ATGGCCTCACCGGTCCCCGAGCTCGCCGACGACGCCCGAGCGTGCGCCGACGCACTCGTGGGGGCCGACCGAGTGCTCGTGGCCTCCCACATCGACGCCGACGGACTGACCAGTGCGGCGGTCGCCGCACAGGCGCTCGAACGCGCGGAGATCCCCTTCGAAGTCGTTTTCGAAAAGCAGCTCGACGCCGACGCGATCGCCGAGATCGCAGCCACCGAGTTCGAGACCGTGCTGTTCACCGACTTCGGCAGCGGTCAGCTCGACCACATCGCGGAACACGAGGCCGCAGGTGCGTTCACACCGGTGATCGCCGATCACCACCAGCCCGCCGACGCCGACACCGAACACCACCTGAACCCGCTGCTCGTCGGCCTCGACGGATCGTCGGAGCTCTCGGGAGCGGGGACGGCGTACGTTCTCGCACGGGCGCTAGCGGAGCATGGCGGTGACGCGCACGGAGGAACGACCGAAAACCGCGATCTCGCGGCGCTCGCAATCGTCGGCGCGGTCGGCGACATGCAAGCAAGCGACGGCGAGCTCACGGGCGCGAATCAGGCGATCGTCGGCGAGGGCTGTGCAGCGGACGTCCTGAACGAAACCACCGATCTGGCACTCTACGGCAAACAGACCCGGCCGCTCCCGAAACTCCTCGAATACGCGACCGACGTCCGGATCCCAGGGATCTCGGGCAGTGAGCGCGGGGCACGCGAGTTCCTCTCCGGGCTCGGCCTCGATCTCGAAGACGACGACGGCTGGCGGCGGTGGGTCGATCTCACCGCCGACGAGCGACAGGCGGTGGCGAGCGGTCTCGTCAAGCGCGCGGTCGATCGCGGCGTCCCCGCCGGGCGGATCGACGAGCTGGTGGGGACGACCTACACGCTGTCAGGCGAGCCGACGGGCACGGAGCTCCGGGACGCCAGCGAGTTCTCGACGCTGCTCAACGCCACCGCCCGCTACGACCGCGCCGACGTCGGCCTCGCGGTCTGTCTCGGCGATCGCGACGAGGCGCTCGATCGGGCGCGACGCCTGCTCTCGAACCACCGTCGGAACCTCGCGACCGGCCTCGACTGGGTGAAGCGAACGGGCGTGACGGGCGAGGAGCATCTCCAGTGGTTCGACGCCGGCGAGGAGATCCGCGAGACCATCGTGGGGATCATCGCGGGGATGGCGCTCGGGGCCGACGCGACACGTTCGGACAAGCCGATCGTCGCGTTCGCCACGAAAAACGACGCCGAGAGCAAGGTTTCGGCCCGCGGGAGCCATCGGTTGGTGCGGGAGGGGCTCGATCTCTCGGCGGTGATGGGCGAGGCCGCGCGCGCCCTCGGCGGCGACGGCGGCGGCCACGACGTCGCCGCCGGGGCCACGATTCCGACCGAGGAGAAAGAGGCGTTCGTCGAGCGTGCGGACGCGATCGTGGCCGACCAGCT